In a genomic window of Phragmites australis chromosome 14, lpPhrAust1.1, whole genome shotgun sequence:
- the LOC133891276 gene encoding pectinesterase-like encodes MPPPTAGAKKAAAKLPLTATFLSLSVLLLLLGFFATQKAFAVAASTADEHRERVLLDDGNNANADAAEHAAAVDRHCAGTLHRDVCASTLATIPDLAQKPLRDVISDVVGRAAAAVRASSSNCSSYLRRPLGLRLRDRLALSDCLELFGHTLDQLGTAAAELSTGNHTAEESVVGVQTVLSAAMTNQYTCLDGFAGPSASEDGRVRPYIQGRIYHVAHLVSNSLAMLRRLPQRRRGRGEAFEGYGQVRRGFPSWVPAGDRRRLQQAPGSGVPAADLVVAKDGSGNFTTVSEAVAAAPNNSETRYVIYIKAGAYFENVEVGSEKTNIMFVGDGMWKTVIKASRNFVDNYTTFRSATLAVVGTGFLARDLTVENAAGPSKHQAVALRVNADLSAFYRCSFAGYQDTLYAHSLRQFYRDCDVYGTVDFIFGDAAVVLQNCNLYARRPDPNQKNVFTAQGREDPNQNTGIAIQGGKVAAAADLIPVQANFSSYLGRPWKAYSRTVYMQTKMESLIHPRGWLEWNDSVTLDTLYYAEYMNHGPGANTSARVAWPGYHVLTNASDASNFTVLNFVQGDLWLNSSSFPYALGLS; translated from the exons ATGCCACCTCCGACCGCGGGAGCCAAGAAAGCGGCAGCCAAGCTTCCCCTCACCGccaccttcctctccctctctgtcctTCTCCTGCTGCTCGGCTTCTTCGCCACGCAGAAGGCATTCGCCGTGGCCGCGTCCACCGCCGATGAACACCGCGAACGAGTGCTTCTCGACGATGGCAACAATGCCAATGCGGACGCCGCCGAGCACGCGGCCGCCGTGGACCGGCATTGCGCCGGCACGCTGCACCGCGACGTGTGCGCGTCGACGCTCGCCACCATCCCCGACCTCGCGCAGAAGCCGCTCCGGGACGTGATCTCCGACGTCGTGgggcgcgcggcggccgcggtgcGCGCGTCCTCGTCCAATTGCTCGTCCTACCTCCGCCGGCCGCTTGGGCTGCGCCTGCGCGACCGCCTCGCGCTGTCCGACTGCCTGGAGCTGTTCGGGCACACGCTGGACCAGCTCGGCACTGCGGCCGCCGAGCTCTCGACCGGGAACCACACTGCGGAGGAGTCCGTCGTGGGAGTGCAGACCGTGCTCTCGGCGGCCATGACCAACCAGTACACCTGCCTGGACGGCTTCGCGGGGCCGTCCGCCTCGGAGGACGGGCGCGTCCGGCCCTACATCCAGGGCCGCATCTACCACGTGGCGCACCTGGTGTCCAACTCCCTCGCCATGCTGCGCCGCCTCCCGCAACGCCGCCGAGGGCGAGGGGAGGCGTTCGAGGGCTACGGCCAGGTCCGTCGCGGGTTCCCGTCGTGGGTGCCGGCGGGGGACCGGAGGCGGCTCCAGCAGGCGCCCGGGAGTGGTGTTCCGGCTGCGGACTTGGTGGTGGCGAAGGACGGGAGCGGCAACTTCACGACGGTGagcgaggcggtggcggcggcgccgaaCAACAGCGAGACGCGGTACGTGATCTATATAAAGGCGGGAGCTTACTTCGAGAACGTGGAGGTGGGGAGCGAGAAGACCAACATCATGTTCGTCGGCGACGGCATGTGGAAGACGGTCATCAAGGCAAGCCGGAACTTCGTCGACAACTACACCACCTTCCGCTCCGCCACACTAG CGGTGGTGGGCACGGGGTTCCTGGCGCGGGACCTCACGGTGGAGAACGCGGCGGGGCCGAGCAAGCACCAGGCGGTGGCGCTGCGCGTGAACGCGGACCTGTCGGCGTTCTACCGCTGCAGCTTCGCGGGGTACCAGGACACGCTGTACGCGCACTCGCTGCGCCAGTTCTACCGCGACTGCGACGTCTACGGCACCGTCGACTTCATCTTCGGCGACGCCGCCGTCGTGCTCCAGAACTGCAACCTCTACGCGCGCCGCCCGGACCCCAACCAGAAGAACGTATTCACCGCGCAGGGGCGCGAGGACCCCAACCAGAACACGGGGATCGCCATCCAGGGCGGCaaggtcgccgccgccgccgaccttATCCCCGTGCAGGCAAACTTCTCGTCGTACCTCGGCCGGCCGTGGAAGGCCTACTCGCGCACGGTGTACATGCAGACCAAGATGGAGAGCCTCATCCACCCCAGGGGCTGGCTCGAGTGGAACGACAGCGTCACGCTCGACACGCTCTACTACGCCGAGTACATGAACCATGGCCCCGGCGCCAACACGTCGGCGAGGGTGGCGTGGCCCGGGTACCATGTCCTCACAAACGCCTCCGACGCGAGCAACTTCACCGTGCTCAACTTCGTGCAGGGCGACCTGTGGCTGAACTCCAGCTCCTTCCCCTACGCCTTGGGCTTGAGCTAG
- the LOC133890417 gene encoding RING-H2 finger protein ATL64-like: MDGIDHAPDPAPVGSSPPPDWTLSHVGASGITAAGIVFLFLYLTGRFLWLYNKEAAASAAAASPSSSPAAAPSTLPISRGVPLSLLPVFVPVASAGAERAECAVCLAEFGEREAGRLLPRCGHGFHEECIATWLRVNTTCPLCRAPVATK, encoded by the coding sequence ATGGACGGCATCGATCATGCTCCTGACCCTGCCCCGGTCGGCAGCAGCCCGCCGCCGGACTGGACGCTCTCCCACGTCGGCGCGTCGGGCATCACGGCCGCCGGCATCGTCTTCCTGTTCCTCTACCTAACCGGCCGCTTCCTCTGGCTGTACAACAAGGAGGCCGCCGCGAGCGCCGCGGCCGCATCCCCCTCATCGTCCCCGGCAGCGGCTCCGTCGACACTGCCGATCTCGCGGGGCGTGCCGCTGTCGCTGCTCCCGGTGTTCGTTCCCGTGGCGTCAGCCGGCGCGGAGAGGGCGGAGTGCGCGGTGTGCCTGGCGGAGTTCGGGGAGCGGGAGGCCGGGCGGCTGCTGCCGCGGTGCGGGCACGGGTTCCACGAGGAGTGCATCGCGACGTGGCTCCGGGTCAACACGACGTGTCCGCTCTGCCGTGCCCCCGTGGCTACCAAGTAA